One Mycolicibacterium sarraceniae genomic window carries:
- a CDS encoding oxidoreductase codes for MGLFDRFRPGRRGESDVAADQKHLRDWAAQHTGVEAFVEPQTSVTPMTIVLVATDGEWTRRPSGGAVGARRLGEQLGIPVYDVQKVGYPQRMRDYDARRRIERRRQRDLDLES; via the coding sequence TTGGGGCTGTTCGACAGGTTCCGGCCCGGTCGCCGGGGCGAATCAGATGTCGCCGCCGACCAGAAACATCTACGGGATTGGGCCGCGCAGCACACTGGGGTCGAGGCATTCGTCGAGCCCCAGACCAGCGTCACGCCGATGACCATCGTGCTGGTGGCCACCGACGGCGAGTGGACTCGTCGTCCGTCTGGCGGTGCCGTCGGCGCCCGCCGGCTCGGTGAGCAGCTCGGGATTCCCGTGTACGACGTGCAAAAGGTCGGCTATCCGCAGCGGATGCGCGACTATGACGCCCGACGGCGGATCGAACGCCGCCGCCAACGAGACCTAGATCTGGAGTCGTGA